Proteins encoded in a region of the Triticum dicoccoides isolate Atlit2015 ecotype Zavitan chromosome 3A, WEW_v2.0, whole genome shotgun sequence genome:
- the LOC119270802 gene encoding transcription factor MYB59-like, whose amino-acid sequence MKTKQASKAKVAPSPGKEEEAVAPGGFRKGPWTEQEDMKLAWFVRLFGERRWDFLAKVSGLNRTGKSCRLRWVNYLHPDLKRGRMSPEEERLVVDLHARWGNRWSRIAKAMPGRTDNEIKNYWRTHTRKLHKDTRASAASASTTTSTSMSAASPATTSSSSSSTIDDDNNSHHGHRDQETAASQEQADNQLLYTAGIGMDSHLLWNDAIMDSYAWGAAVPSMIVPPPSSPVWDYCCSDSLWGIGDDEVEYKKMLAVAGAS is encoded by the exons ATGAAGACGAAGCAGGCTTCCAAGGCCAAGGTGGCGCCGTCgccggggaaggaggaggaagcagttgCACCGGGTGGTTTCCGCAAGGGGCCATGGACGGAGCAGGAGGACATGAAGCTGGCGTGGTTCGTGCGGCTCTTCGGCGAGCGCCGCTGGGATTTCTTAGCTAAGGTGTCAG GTCTTAACCGGACGGGGAAGAGCTGCCGGCTCCGGTGGGTCAACTACCTGCACCCGGACCTCAAGCGCGGCCGGATGAGCCCCGAAGAGGAGCGCCTCGTCGTCGACCTCCACGCCCGCTGGGGCAACCGCTGGTCACGCATCGCCAAGGCCATGCCGGGGCGCACCGACAACGAGATCAAGAACTACTGGCGCACCCACACCCGCAAGCTCCACAAGGACACGCGCGCCTCTGCTGCTTCGGCCTCTACGACCACGTCCACGTCCATGTCGGCGGCGTCTCCGGCCACCACGTCCAGCTCCTCCTCTTCAACGATCGACGACGACAACAACTCACATCACGGCCACCGCGACCAAGAGACGGCGGCCAGCCAGGAACAAGCGGATAACCAGCTGCTCTACACCGCCGGCATCGGCATGGACAGCCACCTCCTTTGGAACGACGCCATCATGGACTCCTACGCATGGGGAGCCGCCGTGCCGTCGATGATAGTGCCGCCGCCTTCATCGCCGGTGTGGGACTACTGCTGCTCGGATTCGCTCTGGGGGATAGGCGACGACGAGGTCGAGTACAAGAAGATGCTCGCCGTCGCCGGTGCCTCATGA